A single window of Brachyhypopomus gauderio isolate BG-103 chromosome 21, BGAUD_0.2, whole genome shotgun sequence DNA harbors:
- the LOC143484773 gene encoding secreted frizzled-related protein 5 isoform X1, translating to MTLCAPTLLLLLLSQSTRASRCLPIPPGMALCQGLGYNIMRMPNLLGHESPGEAVQQSGSWLPLLARDCHPYARIFLCSLFAPVCLERIISPCRSLCESVQDSCAPIMNCYGYSWPRILHCDQFPKDHLMCISPVTHMSNSTSNTHSAVPQASCTDCELEETTSVKVLLDLLCKSDFAVKVRLAQSNSSSSAIAKFSLGSRLDVLKHGPLLGGEMKGRLALWLERDATCVGNLNRHHPQGATFLLTGTVMGDRLLVNKAFSWSRHPRQLNQAARKWKHHRCRG from the exons ATGACTCTGTGTGCGCCTACTTTACTACTTCTCCTGCTTTCTCAGAGCACACGGGCCTCTCGATGTCTGCCCATACCGCCTGGCATGGCCCTGTGCCAGGGGCTAGGCTACAACATCATGCGAATGCCAAACCTGCTGGGCCACGAGTCGCCGGGCGAAGCCGTTCAGCAGAGCGGCAGCTGGCTGCCCCTCCTCGCCCGCGACTGCCACCCGTACGCCCGAATATTCCTCTGTTCACTCTTTGCCCCTGTATGCCTCGAGAG GATCATTTCGCCATGTCGAAGTTTATGTGAATCCGTGCAGGACAGCTGTGCTCCCATTATGAACTGCTATGGATACTCTTGGCCAAGAATCTTGCACTGTGACCAGTTTCCTAAGGACCATCTGATGTGCATCTCACCAGTGACACACATGTCAAACAGCACTAGCAACACACACAGTG CAGTGCCGCAAGCTAGCTGTACAGACTGCGAGTTAGAGGAGACCACGTCAGTCAAAGTGCTGCTAGACCTGCTCTGTAAAAGTGACTTTG CTGTGAAAGTACGTTTAGCACAGTCAAACTCCAGCAGCTCGGCAATAGCCAAGTTCTCCCTAGGTTCTCGACTGGACGTCCTTAAGCATGGCCCCTTGTTGGGAGGAGAAATGAAGGGAAGACTGGCCCTGTGGCTAGAGCGGGATGCTACCTGTGTGGGCAACCTCAACCGGCACCATCCTCAAGGGGCTACCTTTCTTCTGACGGGAACCGTGATGGGTGATAGGCTACTGGTTAACAAGGCTTTCAGCTGGAGCAGACACCCACGACAACTCAACCAGGCTGCGCGCAAGTGGAAACATCACCGGTGTAGAGGGTAG
- the ptges3b gene encoding prostaglandin E synthase 3b: MNPATAKWYDRKDYVFIEFCVEDSKDVKVNFENSKCGFSCLGGTDNIKHSNEINLFEAIDQKDSKHRRTDRSVLCCLRKAESGKAWPRLTKDKDKLNWLSVDFNNWKDWEDDSDEELSNFDRFSEMMNTMGGEDELPDLDGADDESADSDDEKLPDLE; encoded by the exons AT GAACCCAGCAACTGCAAAGTGGTACGATAGGAAGGACTACGTCTTCATTGAATTTTGTGTTGAAGACAGCAAAGATGTGAAAGTGAACTTCGAAAATTCAAAATGTGGTTTCAG CTGTCTTGGAGGGACTGATAATATCAAACACTCAAATGAAATCAATCTCTTTGAAGCCATTGATCAAAAG GATTCCAAACATAGACGTACAGACCGGTCAGTGTTGTGCTGTTTACGGAAAGCAGAATCAGGGAAAGCATGGCCAAGACTAACTAAAGACAAAGATAAG CTAAATTGGTTAAGTGTCGATTTTAACAACTGGAAAGACTGGGAAGATGATTCTGATGAAGAGCTTTCCAACTTTGACCGTTTTTCAGAG ATGATGAACACCATGGGTGGAGAGGATGAATTACCAGATTTAGATGGAGCAGATGAT GAGTCTGCAGATAGTGACGATGAAA AATTACCGGATCTAGAATAA
- the LOC143484773 gene encoding secreted frizzled-related protein 5 isoform X2: protein MTLCAPTLLLLLLSQSTRASRCLPIPPGMALCQGLGYNIMRMPNLLGHESPGEAVQQSGSWLPLLARDCHPYARIFLCSLFAPVCLERIISPCRSLCESVQDSCAPIMNCYGYSWPRILHCDQFPKDHLMCISPVTHMSNSTSNTHSVPQASCTDCELEETTSVKVLLDLLCKSDFAVKVRLAQSNSSSSAIAKFSLGSRLDVLKHGPLLGGEMKGRLALWLERDATCVGNLNRHHPQGATFLLTGTVMGDRLLVNKAFSWSRHPRQLNQAARKWKHHRCRG, encoded by the exons ATGACTCTGTGTGCGCCTACTTTACTACTTCTCCTGCTTTCTCAGAGCACACGGGCCTCTCGATGTCTGCCCATACCGCCTGGCATGGCCCTGTGCCAGGGGCTAGGCTACAACATCATGCGAATGCCAAACCTGCTGGGCCACGAGTCGCCGGGCGAAGCCGTTCAGCAGAGCGGCAGCTGGCTGCCCCTCCTCGCCCGCGACTGCCACCCGTACGCCCGAATATTCCTCTGTTCACTCTTTGCCCCTGTATGCCTCGAGAG GATCATTTCGCCATGTCGAAGTTTATGTGAATCCGTGCAGGACAGCTGTGCTCCCATTATGAACTGCTATGGATACTCTTGGCCAAGAATCTTGCACTGTGACCAGTTTCCTAAGGACCATCTGATGTGCATCTCACCAGTGACACACATGTCAAACAGCACTAGCAACACACACAGTG TGCCGCAAGCTAGCTGTACAGACTGCGAGTTAGAGGAGACCACGTCAGTCAAAGTGCTGCTAGACCTGCTCTGTAAAAGTGACTTTG CTGTGAAAGTACGTTTAGCACAGTCAAACTCCAGCAGCTCGGCAATAGCCAAGTTCTCCCTAGGTTCTCGACTGGACGTCCTTAAGCATGGCCCCTTGTTGGGAGGAGAAATGAAGGGAAGACTGGCCCTGTGGCTAGAGCGGGATGCTACCTGTGTGGGCAACCTCAACCGGCACCATCCTCAAGGGGCTACCTTTCTTCTGACGGGAACCGTGATGGGTGATAGGCTACTGGTTAACAAGGCTTTCAGCTGGAGCAGACACCCACGACAACTCAACCAGGCTGCGCGCAAGTGGAAACATCACCGGTGTAGAGGGTAG